In one Desulfomicrobium escambiense DSM 10707 genomic region, the following are encoded:
- a CDS encoding fumarate reductase flavoprotein subunit — MYTHTSDLLVIGAGLSGERVAVESALAGFDVVCLSIVPARRSHSSAAQGGMQAAIGNCAMGEGDNPDVHFLDTVKGSDWGCDQEVARMFADTAPIEMRRLAHWGVPWNRVVPGKSFYFKGGEKFEKFEKPEKEGLITARSFGGTAKWRTCYTSDGTGHAVMCTMDNKCAELGITVLDRKEAISLIHDGEKCMGAVVRCLRTGKLEVFLAKATVVCTGGYGRLYTATTNAVICDGAGNAIAQETGLVPIGNPESIQFHPTGIVPTDILVTEGCRGDGGTLLDVNEERFMHIYEPEKAELASRDVVARRMTEHMRAGKGVQSAYGEHLWLDIRHLGDKHISTKLREVDEICKNFLGVDARTQLIPVRPTQHYTMSGIRTDKTGAAYGLKGLFSAGEAACWDMHGFNRLGGNSLAETVVAGGIIGKCIVEYLRGCETTYSTAAINAEVKRQQQRIDDLIAGRLGRENVYKVRSEMQEALMKGCFVFRNEKDLQTCIETLQGVYDRAGKIGLVSNGLGANHELAAALKLRGQVRLALCIAAGALARKESRGSHNREDYPARDDQNWLNRTLAYWPEGADMPVLKYEDATPYFEIPPGERGYGGGKIIQADPALIAAKTIKGK; from the coding sequence ATGTACACCCATACTTCTGATCTGTTGGTCATCGGCGCCGGACTCTCGGGCGAACGCGTGGCCGTGGAGTCGGCCCTGGCGGGGTTCGACGTCGTCTGCCTGTCCATCGTGCCGGCCAGGCGCTCCCACTCCTCCGCGGCCCAGGGCGGCATGCAGGCCGCCATCGGCAACTGCGCCATGGGCGAGGGGGATAATCCAGATGTGCATTTCCTGGACACGGTCAAGGGCTCGGACTGGGGCTGCGACCAGGAAGTGGCCCGCATGTTCGCCGACACCGCGCCCATCGAGATGCGCCGCCTGGCCCACTGGGGCGTGCCGTGGAACCGCGTCGTGCCGGGCAAATCCTTCTATTTCAAGGGCGGCGAGAAGTTCGAGAAGTTCGAGAAGCCCGAGAAGGAAGGCCTCATCACGGCCCGCTCCTTCGGCGGCACGGCCAAGTGGCGCACATGCTACACCTCCGACGGCACGGGCCACGCCGTCATGTGCACCATGGACAACAAGTGCGCGGAGCTTGGCATCACGGTCCTGGACCGCAAGGAGGCCATCTCCCTCATCCATGACGGCGAGAAGTGCATGGGCGCGGTGGTGCGCTGCCTGCGCACGGGCAAGCTCGAAGTCTTCCTGGCCAAGGCCACGGTCGTCTGCACCGGCGGCTACGGGCGGCTCTACACGGCCACGACCAACGCCGTCATCTGCGACGGCGCGGGCAACGCCATTGCCCAGGAAACGGGCCTGGTGCCCATCGGCAACCCCGAGTCCATCCAGTTCCACCCCACGGGCATCGTGCCCACGGACATCCTCGTGACCGAAGGCTGCCGCGGCGACGGCGGCACGCTCCTCGATGTGAACGAGGAGCGCTTCATGCACATCTACGAGCCCGAGAAGGCCGAACTGGCCTCCCGCGACGTGGTCGCCCGGCGCATGACCGAACACATGCGCGCAGGCAAGGGCGTGCAGTCGGCCTACGGCGAGCACCTCTGGCTCGACATCCGCCACCTCGGCGACAAGCACATCTCCACCAAGCTCCGCGAGGTCGACGAGATCTGCAAGAACTTCCTCGGCGTGGACGCCCGCACCCAGCTCATCCCGGTCCGCCCGACCCAGCACTACACCATGTCCGGCATCCGCACGGACAAGACCGGCGCGGCCTATGGCCTGAAGGGCCTCTTCTCGGCCGGAGAGGCGGCCTGCTGGGACATGCACGGCTTCAACCGCCTGGGCGGCAACTCCCTGGCCGAGACCGTGGTCGCCGGCGGCATCATCGGCAAATGCATCGTCGAATACCTGAGGGGCTGCGAGACGACCTACAGCACGGCCGCCATCAATGCCGAAGTCAAACGCCAGCAGCAGCGCATCGACGACCTCATCGCCGGGCGCCTGGGCAGGGAGAACGTCTACAAGGTCCGCTCCGAAATGCAGGAGGCCCTCATGAAGGGCTGCTTCGTCTTCCGCAACGAGAAGGACCTGCAGACCTGCATCGAGACCCTGCAGGGCGTGTACGACCGCGCCGGGAAAATCGGCCTGGTCTCGAACGGCCTGGGCGCCAACCACGAGCTGGCCGCGGCCCTCAAGCTGCGCGGCCAGGTGCGCCTGGCCCTGTGCATCGCCGCCGGGGCCCTGGCCCGCAAGGAAAGCCGCGGCAGCCACAACCGCGAGGACTACCCCGCCCGCGACGACCAGAACTGGCTCAACAGGACCCTGGCCTACTGGCCCGAAGGCGCCGACATGCCCGTGCTCAAGTACGAGGACGCCACCCCGTACTTCGAGATCCCCCCGGGCGAACGCGGCTACGGCGGAGGCAAGATCATCCAGGCCGATCCCGCACTGATCGCGGCCAAGACCATCAAGGGCAAATAA
- a CDS encoding fumarate reductase, producing MSVDATMHVARPSRRDAYLDWIQMLTGVGLVLFMAFHTLLTSSIIFGAGALDGVAGFLETLHLDTLAHIFVPILFFTHFVVAARKIPFRSEGQTAIWRDAKLLRHRDTWLWIVQAVSAMIILVLGAIHMWTNINDAAILATTSTARVQSGGWTFFYLLLVPLVQLHIFIGVYRIGVKWGFITDALRPKAVKILTIVFGCVTALALIALARYATMTV from the coding sequence ATGTCCGTTGATGCCACCATGCATGTCGCGCGCCCGAGCCGCCGGGATGCATACCTCGACTGGATCCAGATGCTCACGGGCGTCGGTCTGGTCCTGTTCATGGCCTTCCACACCCTGCTCACCTCGTCCATCATCTTCGGCGCGGGGGCCCTGGACGGCGTCGCCGGCTTCCTGGAGACCCTGCACCTCGACACCCTGGCCCACATCTTCGTTCCCATCCTCTTCTTCACCCACTTCGTCGTGGCCGCCCGCAAGATCCCCTTCAGAAGCGAAGGTCAGACCGCCATCTGGCGCGACGCCAAGCTCCTGCGCCACCGCGACACCTGGCTTTGGATCGTGCAGGCCGTTTCGGCCATGATCATCCTCGTTCTGGGCGCCATCCACATGTGGACCAACATCAACGACGCGGCCATCCTGGCGACCACGTCCACGGCCCGCGTGCAGAGCGGCGGCTGGACGTTCTTCTACCTGCTGCTTGTGCCGCTGGTGCAGCTGCACATCTTCATCGGCGTGTACCGCATCGGCGTGAAGTGGGGTTTCATCACCGACGCCCTGCGGCCCAAGGCCGTGAAGATCCTGACCATCGTCTTCGGCTGCGTCACCGCCCTGGCCCTCATCGCCCTGGCCCGCTACGCCACCATGACCGTCTAA
- a CDS encoding fumarate reductase iron-sulfur subunit, translating into MGRMLTFEIFRYNPEEKGTEPRMQTYRLEETANMTLFIVLNRLREEQDPSLIFDFCCRAGICGSCGMVVNGRPRLACQTKTKDLPDHIVLLPLPVFKLVGDLSVDTGVWFREMYQKTESWVHTRKVFDPAKEEERMDNAVAEQIYELERCVECGCCIAACGTARMRDDFLGAAALNRVARFVVDPRDERTDKEYFEIIGNDYGIFGCMGLLACEDVCPKHLPLQNQLGFLRRKMGITAIRNLFGK; encoded by the coding sequence ATGGGCAGAATGCTGACCTTCGAAATATTCCGCTACAATCCCGAGGAAAAAGGAACCGAACCGCGCATGCAGACCTACCGGCTGGAGGAGACGGCGAACATGACCCTGTTCATCGTCCTCAACCGCCTGCGCGAGGAGCAGGACCCGAGCCTCATCTTCGACTTCTGCTGCCGGGCCGGCATCTGCGGGTCCTGCGGCATGGTCGTCAACGGCCGTCCGCGCCTGGCCTGCCAGACCAAGACCAAGGACCTGCCGGACCACATCGTCCTGCTGCCCCTGCCGGTCTTCAAGCTCGTGGGCGACCTGTCCGTGGACACGGGCGTCTGGTTCCGCGAAATGTACCAGAAGACCGAGTCCTGGGTGCACACCAGAAAGGTCTTCGACCCCGCCAAGGAAGAAGAGCGCATGGACAACGCCGTGGCTGAGCAGATCTACGAACTCGAACGCTGCGTGGAGTGCGGCTGCTGCATCGCGGCCTGCGGCACGGCCCGCATGCGCGACGACTTCCTCGGCGCCGCCGCCCTGAACCGCGTGGCCCGCTTCGTCGTCGACCCGCGCGACGAGCGCACCGACAAGGAGTACTTCGAGATCATCGGCAACGATTACGGCATCTTCGGCTGCATGGGCCTCTTGGCCTGCGAGGACGTCTGCCCCAAGCACTTGCCCCTGCAGAACCAGCTCGGCTTCCTGCGGCGCAAGATGGGCATCACCGCCATC